The sequence below is a genomic window from Thalassobaculum sp. OXR-137.
TCGCGGACTTGCGCGCCCGCTCCGTGATCTAACTTCATCCGAACAGACAGAACGCAGGAGTTCCCCAGACCATGGCTACAGCCGAAGCCTCCGAAAACCGTCTTCTCGTCGAGCGCCGCGGGCGCGTCGGCGTGGTGACCTTCAACAACCCCGCCAAGCACAACGCCATGTCGCTCGACATGTGGCGCGAGGGCCGCGAGGCGGTCGCCACCTTCGCCGAGGATGACGAGATCCGCTGCGTCGTGCTCACCGGTGCCGGCGACAAGGCCTTCGTGGCCGGCGCCGACATCTCGAAGTTCGAGAACGAGCGGTCCTCGGTCGAGCATATCGAGGTCTATAACGAGGCGGTTGCCGACTTCCACGACACCGTCCAGAACCTGCGCAAGCCGACCATCGCGCGGATCAACGGCTACTGCATCGGCGGCGGCCTCGCCATTGCGCTGGACGCCGATATCCGCGTCTGCTCCGACGACTCGCGCTTCGCCGTGCCGGCCGC
It includes:
- a CDS encoding enoyl-CoA hydratase, with amino-acid sequence MATAEASENRLLVERRGRVGVVTFNNPAKHNAMSLDMWREGREAVATFAEDDEIRCVVLTGAGDKAFVAGADISKFENERSSVEHIEVYNEAVADFHDTVQNLRKPTIARINGYCIGGGLAIALDADIRVCSDDSRFAVPAAKLGIGYAFEGVRRLYDIVGPQFVAEIFYTARQFDAEEARIMGLVNRVVPKAELDDVLWSMADRIAGNAPLSVQAVKASLIELAKPQGDWDLSQPDEAVRKCFGSNDYKEGRTAFMEKRAPNFTAT